The following proteins come from a genomic window of Gossypium raimondii isolate GPD5lz chromosome 5, ASM2569854v1, whole genome shotgun sequence:
- the LOC105766197 gene encoding ATPase family AAA domain-containing protein At1g05910 isoform X1, with protein sequence MYSKRSGQGDGPVSGPVRTSDRLRRRPKVYGRTYLYYTPTIIRTKKSKTKTRTAASRIAKMLSSGDRSVRTSKNKSGAPNLRRSSRKRRVSVSLNNFTDSSGSGDEDMMRSSYQTLSNRVGNSVSQDESPSPKRKKTMETTETPRREGLRPRRSKAVAVKRINLDYHAEQETSEEKVGEDETENGNDLDDDAADDGQNESEGDAEDEGDGEAEGEGEDEGEDDDDDDEEGEEEQEGRRRYDLRNRADVRRLSMNESKQRARSPRRVLHQGMGTKVSRDVRKGGSRVHKGHRLTRTEDSDDSLLVDELDQGPAIPWGRGGSKSGQPWLFGGLDMHVTAAWGLNVAASGWGHQSDAFATLTSGIQTAGPSSKGGADIQPLQIDESVSFDEIGGLSEYIDALKEMVFFPLLYPDFFASYHITPPRGVLLCGPPGTGKTLIARALACAASKAGQKVSFYMRKGADVLSKWVGEAERQLKLLFEEAQRNQPSIIFFDEIDGLAPVRSSKQEQIHNSIVSTLLALMDGLDSRGQVVLIGATNRIDAIDGALRRPGRFDREFNFPLPGCEARAEILDIHTRKWKQPPSKELKMELAASCVGYCGADLKALCTEAAIRAFREKYPQVYTSDDKFLIDVESVKVEKYHFIEAMSTITPAAHRGSVVQSRPLSLMVAPCLQRHLQNVMNYISDIFPPLTVSSELTKLSMLSYGSAIPLVYRPRLLLCGGDGVGLDHLGPAVLHELEKFPVHSLGLPSLLSDPSAKTPEEAVVHIFGEARRATPSILYIPQFNLWWDTAHEQLRAVLLTLLEELPSDLTILLLGTSSISLAEFDGNPYSIFPQRSVYQVDKPSTEDRSLFFDHLIEAAMSVLLEFVTKRPKESASLPELPKVPKVASGPKVSELKAKVEAEQHALRRLRMCLRDVCNRILYDKRFSAFHYPVTDEDAPNYHSIIQNPMDIATLLQRVDSGQYLTCSSFLQDVDLVVANAKAYNGDDYNGSRIVSRAYELRDSVHGMLSQMDPSLVAYCDKIAAQGGPANMPDGIGVSSLPSVPVVQQGTITRASARLRNVQPEANLQSYEALKWPKKNADTALSEDKLRNVDSIQTKLASQTLEANENCERPESSFGDGNQQETCTEWCDVIDGSGSKEARMSGGEFSKQVETVKQLFVERTENYGIPELERLYSRIMKGIFESREKGVGDDPKPSILKFLIQFAEDEANF encoded by the exons TCAGGCGCACCCAATCTTCGGCGTTCATCTAGAAAGAGGAGAGTTTCTGTGAGCCTTAACAATTTTACTGATAGTTCCGGTTCAGGGGATGAAGACATGATG AGATCTTCATATCAGACTTTGAGCAACCGTGTTGGTAACAGTGTAAGTCAAGATGAGTCTCCTTCTCCCAAACGCAAAAAGACCATGGAGACTACAGAAACTCCTCGGCGTGAAGGATTGCGCCCTCGTCGTTCAAAAGCAGTTGCAGTTAAGCGGATAAATTTGGATTATCATGCTGAGCAAGAGACTTCGGAGGAGAAAGTTGGTGAAGATGAAACTGAAAATGGGAATGATTTAGATGATGATGCTGCAGATGATGGTCAAAATGAGAGTGAGGGTGATGCTGAAGATGAGGGTGATGGAGAGGCTGAGGGTGAGGGTGAAGATGAAGGagaggatgatgatgatgatgatgaagagggTGAAGAAGAGCAGGAAGGAAGGAGGCGGTATGATCTTCGAAATCGTGCTGATGTACGCAGGCTTTCCATGAATGAGAGCAAGCAAAGAGCCAGATCTCCACGGAGGGTTTTACATCAAGGAATGGGAACTAAGGTCAGTAGGGATGTTAGGAAGGGTGGGTCACGAGTTCATAAGGGTCATCGTCTAACAAGAACAGAGGACTCTGATGATTCTCTTCTCGTGGATGAGCTGGATCAGGGCCCTGCTATTCCTTGGGGCCGAGGTGGAAGCAAATCAGGACAACCTTGGCTTTTTGGGGGACTAGACATGCATGTGACAGCAGCATGGGGATTAAATGTTGCTGCATCTGGCTGGGGTCATCAAAGTGATGCTTTTGCTACATTGACTTCTGGGATTCAGACTGCTGGACCAAGCTCTAAAGGAGGGGCAGATATTCAACCCTTACAGATTGATGAAAGTGTAAGCTTTGATGAAATAGGTGGGCTTTCTGAATATATTGATGCTTTGAAGGAAATGGTTTTCTTTCCCTTGTTGTATCCAGATTTCTTTGCAAGTTATCACATCACCCCACCTAGGGGTGTCCTGTTGTGTGGTCCTCCTGGCACCGGTAAGACACTAATCGCCAGAGCATTAGCATGTGCTGCTTCAAAGGCAGGGCAGAAAGTCAGTTTTTACATGCGAAAGGGTGCTGATGTGCTTAGCAAGTGGGTTGGTGAGGCTGAAAGACAACTGAAACTTCTTTTTGAAGAGGCACAAAGGAATCAACCTTCCATCATTTTCTTTGATGAGATAGATGGGCTTGCTCCTGTAAGGTCTAGTAAACAAGAGCAGATTCACAATTCTATTGTGTCCACTTTGCTTGCTCTCATGGATGGTCTTGATTCCCGTGGGCAAGTTGTTTTGATTGGAGCAACCAACAGGATTGATGCTATTGATGGTGCCTTAAGACGCCCTGGGCGATTCGATCGTGAATTCAACTTTCCTTTGCCTGGTTGTGAAGCGCGTGCTGAAATATTAGATATTCACACTCGGAAGTGGAAGCAACCTCCTTCTAAGGAACTTAAAATGGAACTTGCAGCTAGCTGTGTGGGATATTGTGGTGCAGATTTGAAAGCCCTATGCACTGAAGCTGCCATTCGTGCTTTCCGTGAAAAATACCCTCAAGTGTACACTAGTGATGACAAATTTCTGATAGATGTTGAGTCGGTAAAGGTTGAAAAGTATCACTTTATAGAGGCCATGTCGACAATTACTCCTGCTGCTCACAGAGGTTCTGTTGTGCAATCTAGACCATTGTCTTTGATGGTTGCACCATGCCTGCAAAGACATCTCCAGAATGTCATGAATTATATATCTGACATATTTCCTCCCCTAACAGTGTCATCTGAGTTGACCAAGCTATCTATGCTCTCATATGGATCTGCAATTCCTCTTGTTTATAGGCCTCGGCTTCTGCTTTGTGGTGGTGATGGTGTTGGCTTG GATCATCTTGGACCTGCAGTTTTGCATGAGCTTGAGAAATTTCCTGTACATTCTCTTGGTCTTCCATCTCTGCTTTCAGATCCTAGTGCAAAGACTCCAGAGGAAGCAGTGGTGCATATATTTGGTGAAGCAAGAAGGGCAACACCGTCTATACTCTATATACCTCAGTTTAATCTATGGTGGGATACT GCACATGAACAGCTAAGGGCTGTTTTGCTTACTCTTTTAGAAGAGTTGCCTTCAGACTTAACTATATTGTTGCTTGGAACATCCTCCATTTCACTTGCTGAATTTGATGGGAATCCATATTCAATATTTCCTCAGCGTAGTGT CTATCAAGTGGACAAACCATCAACTGAAGACAGATCTTTGTTTTTTGACCATTTAATTGAAGCTGCTATGTCAGTATTGTTAGAGTTTGTGACCAAAAGGCCCAAGGAATCAGCATCTCTTCCTGAACTTCCCAAAGTGCCAAAAGTGGCAAGTGGACCAAAGGTCTCAGAATTGAAGGCCAAAGTAGAAGCTGAGCAACATGCTCTTCGCCGGTTACGGATGTGCCTTAGAGATGTTTGCAATCG GATATTgtatgataaaagatttagtgCCTTTCATTATCCAGTCACTGACGAGGATGCCCCAAACTACCACTCAATAATCCAGAACCCTATGGACATTGCTACATTATTGCAGCGGGTTGACTCTGGGCAATATCTTACTTGTTCATCTTTTCTGCAAGATGTTGACCTGGTTGTAGCCAATGCAAAG GCTTATAACGGAGATGATTATAATGGTTCTAGAATTGTTAGTAGAGCTTATGAACTACGGGATTCA GTACATGGTATGCTGTCTCAGATGGACCCTTCACTGGTTGCTTATTGTGACAAAATTGCTGCCCAAGGGGGTCCAGCAAATATGCCGGATGGCATAGGTGTGTCTAGTCTCCCCTCAGTACCTGTAGTGCAGCAAGGAACCATCACTCGAGCAAGTGCCCGACTTCGAAATGTCCAGCCTGAGGCCAATCTTCAAAGTTATGAGGCTTTGAAATGGCCAAAAAAGAACGCTGATACTGCCCTTTCAG AAGACAAATTACGGAACGTGGATTCAATACAAACAAAGCTGGCATCTCAAACCCTAGAGGCAAATGAGAACTGTGAGAGGCCGGAGTCTAGTTTCGGAGATGGAAACCAGCAAGAAACTTGTACAGAATGGTGTGATGTAATTGATGGGAGTGGATCTAAGGAGGCTAGAATGTCGGGTGGCGAGTTTTCTAAGCAAGTAGAAACTGTAAAGCAACTGTTTGTGGAGCGGACGGAAAACTACGGGATTCCAGAGCTTGAAAGACTGTACAGTCGTATTATGAAAGGCATTTTTGAAAGTAGGGAGAAAGGAGTCGGAGATGATCCAAAGCCTtcaattttgaagtttttaataCAATTTGCAGAGGACGAGGCAAATTTCTGA
- the LOC105766197 gene encoding ATPase family AAA domain-containing protein At1g05910 isoform X2 has product MYSKRSGQGDGPVSGPVRTSDRLRRRPKVYGRTYLYYTPTIIRTKKSKTKTRTAASRIAKMLSSGDRSVRTSKNKSGAPNLRRSSRKRRVSVSLNNFTDSSGSGDEDMMRSSYQTLSNRVGNSVSQDESPSPKRKKTMETTETPRREGLRPRRSKAVAVKRINLDYHAEQETSEEKVGEDETENGNDLDDDAADDGQNESEGDAEDEGDGEAEGEGEDEGEDDDDDDEEGEEEQEGRRRYDLRNRADVRRLSMNESKQRARSPRRVLHQGMGTKVSRDVRKGGSRVHKGHRLTRTEDSDDSLLVDELDQGPAIPWGRGGSKSGQPWLFGGLDMHVTAAWGLNVAASGWGHQSDAFATLTSGIQTAGPSSKGGADIQPLQIDESVSFDEIGGLSEYIDALKEMVFFPLLYPDFFASYHITPPRGVLLCGPPGTGKTLIARALACAASKAGQKVSFYMRKGADVLSKWVGEAERQLKLLFEEAQRNQPSIIFFDEIDGLAPVRSSKQEQIHNSIVSTLLALMDGLDSRGQVVLIGATNRIDAIDGALRRPGRFDREFNFPLPGCEARAEILDIHTRKWKQPPSKELKMELAASCVGYCGADLKALCTEAAIRAFREKYPQVYTSDDKFLIDVESVKVEKYHFIEAMSTITPAAHRGSVVQSRPLSLMVAPCLQRHLQNVMNYISDIFPPLTVSSELTKLSMLSYGSAIPLVYRPRLLLCGGDGVGLDHLGPAVLHELEKFPVHSLGLPSLLSDPSAKTPEEAVVHIFGEARRATPSILYIPQFNLWWDTAHEQLRAVLLTLLEELPSDLTILLLGTSSISLAEFDGNPYSIFPQRSVYQVDKPSTEDRSLFFDHLIEAAMSVLLEFVTKRPKESASLPELPKVPKVASGPKVSELKAKVEAEQHALRRLRMCLRDVCNRLITEMIIMVLELLVELMNYGIQYMVCCLRWTLHWLLIVTKLLPKGVQQICRMA; this is encoded by the exons TCAGGCGCACCCAATCTTCGGCGTTCATCTAGAAAGAGGAGAGTTTCTGTGAGCCTTAACAATTTTACTGATAGTTCCGGTTCAGGGGATGAAGACATGATG AGATCTTCATATCAGACTTTGAGCAACCGTGTTGGTAACAGTGTAAGTCAAGATGAGTCTCCTTCTCCCAAACGCAAAAAGACCATGGAGACTACAGAAACTCCTCGGCGTGAAGGATTGCGCCCTCGTCGTTCAAAAGCAGTTGCAGTTAAGCGGATAAATTTGGATTATCATGCTGAGCAAGAGACTTCGGAGGAGAAAGTTGGTGAAGATGAAACTGAAAATGGGAATGATTTAGATGATGATGCTGCAGATGATGGTCAAAATGAGAGTGAGGGTGATGCTGAAGATGAGGGTGATGGAGAGGCTGAGGGTGAGGGTGAAGATGAAGGagaggatgatgatgatgatgatgaagagggTGAAGAAGAGCAGGAAGGAAGGAGGCGGTATGATCTTCGAAATCGTGCTGATGTACGCAGGCTTTCCATGAATGAGAGCAAGCAAAGAGCCAGATCTCCACGGAGGGTTTTACATCAAGGAATGGGAACTAAGGTCAGTAGGGATGTTAGGAAGGGTGGGTCACGAGTTCATAAGGGTCATCGTCTAACAAGAACAGAGGACTCTGATGATTCTCTTCTCGTGGATGAGCTGGATCAGGGCCCTGCTATTCCTTGGGGCCGAGGTGGAAGCAAATCAGGACAACCTTGGCTTTTTGGGGGACTAGACATGCATGTGACAGCAGCATGGGGATTAAATGTTGCTGCATCTGGCTGGGGTCATCAAAGTGATGCTTTTGCTACATTGACTTCTGGGATTCAGACTGCTGGACCAAGCTCTAAAGGAGGGGCAGATATTCAACCCTTACAGATTGATGAAAGTGTAAGCTTTGATGAAATAGGTGGGCTTTCTGAATATATTGATGCTTTGAAGGAAATGGTTTTCTTTCCCTTGTTGTATCCAGATTTCTTTGCAAGTTATCACATCACCCCACCTAGGGGTGTCCTGTTGTGTGGTCCTCCTGGCACCGGTAAGACACTAATCGCCAGAGCATTAGCATGTGCTGCTTCAAAGGCAGGGCAGAAAGTCAGTTTTTACATGCGAAAGGGTGCTGATGTGCTTAGCAAGTGGGTTGGTGAGGCTGAAAGACAACTGAAACTTCTTTTTGAAGAGGCACAAAGGAATCAACCTTCCATCATTTTCTTTGATGAGATAGATGGGCTTGCTCCTGTAAGGTCTAGTAAACAAGAGCAGATTCACAATTCTATTGTGTCCACTTTGCTTGCTCTCATGGATGGTCTTGATTCCCGTGGGCAAGTTGTTTTGATTGGAGCAACCAACAGGATTGATGCTATTGATGGTGCCTTAAGACGCCCTGGGCGATTCGATCGTGAATTCAACTTTCCTTTGCCTGGTTGTGAAGCGCGTGCTGAAATATTAGATATTCACACTCGGAAGTGGAAGCAACCTCCTTCTAAGGAACTTAAAATGGAACTTGCAGCTAGCTGTGTGGGATATTGTGGTGCAGATTTGAAAGCCCTATGCACTGAAGCTGCCATTCGTGCTTTCCGTGAAAAATACCCTCAAGTGTACACTAGTGATGACAAATTTCTGATAGATGTTGAGTCGGTAAAGGTTGAAAAGTATCACTTTATAGAGGCCATGTCGACAATTACTCCTGCTGCTCACAGAGGTTCTGTTGTGCAATCTAGACCATTGTCTTTGATGGTTGCACCATGCCTGCAAAGACATCTCCAGAATGTCATGAATTATATATCTGACATATTTCCTCCCCTAACAGTGTCATCTGAGTTGACCAAGCTATCTATGCTCTCATATGGATCTGCAATTCCTCTTGTTTATAGGCCTCGGCTTCTGCTTTGTGGTGGTGATGGTGTTGGCTTG GATCATCTTGGACCTGCAGTTTTGCATGAGCTTGAGAAATTTCCTGTACATTCTCTTGGTCTTCCATCTCTGCTTTCAGATCCTAGTGCAAAGACTCCAGAGGAAGCAGTGGTGCATATATTTGGTGAAGCAAGAAGGGCAACACCGTCTATACTCTATATACCTCAGTTTAATCTATGGTGGGATACT GCACATGAACAGCTAAGGGCTGTTTTGCTTACTCTTTTAGAAGAGTTGCCTTCAGACTTAACTATATTGTTGCTTGGAACATCCTCCATTTCACTTGCTGAATTTGATGGGAATCCATATTCAATATTTCCTCAGCGTAGTGT CTATCAAGTGGACAAACCATCAACTGAAGACAGATCTTTGTTTTTTGACCATTTAATTGAAGCTGCTATGTCAGTATTGTTAGAGTTTGTGACCAAAAGGCCCAAGGAATCAGCATCTCTTCCTGAACTTCCCAAAGTGCCAAAAGTGGCAAGTGGACCAAAGGTCTCAGAATTGAAGGCCAAAGTAGAAGCTGAGCAACATGCTCTTCGCCGGTTACGGATGTGCCTTAGAGATGTTTGCAATCG GCTTATAACGGAGATGATTATAATGGTTCTAGAATTGTTAGTAGAGCTTATGAACTACGGGATTCA GTACATGGTATGCTGTCTCAGATGGACCCTTCACTGGTTGCTTATTGTGACAAAATTGCTGCCCAAGGGGGTCCAGCAAATATGCCGGATGGCATAG
- the LOC105766196 gene encoding calcium-dependent protein kinase 24, with amino-acid sequence MGSCISAPRKLVGIISKRCEYRYKAKGKAKAKAARFCQDGNTGKCINLRTRVLKESSGYNILGRYKMGKELGRGEFGITNECFDIRTGEAYACKKISKAKLRTEIDVEDVRREVEIMKHLPKHPNIVAFREAFEDKEAVYLVMELCHGGELFDRIVAKGHYTERAAAKVVKTILEIIKVCHDHGVIHRDLKPENFLLADGGETAPIKAIDFGLSTFYKPGQLFSDIVGSPYYMAPEVLRRNYGKEVDIWSAGVILYIMLCGVPPFWADTEEGIAQAIIRGKIDFGRDPWPKVSTEAKDIVKRMLDPNPQSRMAVHQVLEHPWIQNLENGRNVDLGENVCTRIKQFSLMNKFKKEVLRVVADNLPNEQIDSITEMFHMMDNDEDGQLSLEELKDGLQKLGHSVYHPEVQMLMQAADMDGNGTLSCDEFIIMAVHLKRIGNDEHLREAFNVFDKNQSGYIEFEELEQALLHDNLHPHLIQNIMVEIDKDKDGKISYAEFKTMMLTGMDWKMASRQYSRALLNAVSTKILRQSGQLK; translated from the exons ATGGGAAGTTGCATATCGGCACCAAGAAAGCTAGTAGGTATAATATCAAAGAGATGCGAGTATAGATACAAAGCGAAAGGGAAGGCGAAAGCAAAAGCTGCACGTTTTTGTCAGGATGGTAATACGGGGAAATGTATAAACCTACGCACTAGGGTTTTGAAGGAATCATCGGGATACAACATCTTGGGAAGGTACAAGATGGGAAAAGAGTTGGGCAGAGGCGAGTTTGGGATCACCAACGAATGTTTCGACATAAGAACGGGCGAAGCGTACGCTTGCAAGAAGATATCCAAAGCCAAGCTGCGGACTGAGATCGACGTGGAAGACGTTCGGAGAGAAGTTGAGATCATGAAACATTTGCCTAAGCACCCAAATATTGTGGCCTTTAGGGAAGCTTTTGAAGATAAAGAAGCTGTTTATCTTGTAATGGAGCTTTGCCATGGCGGTGAACTTTTTGATAGAATCGTCGCTAAAGGTCATTATACGGAACGAGCAGCCGCCAAAGTTGTAAAAACCATTTTGGAGATTATAAAG GTCTGCCATGACCATGGAGTCATACATAGGGATTTGAAACCAGAGAATTTCTTGTTAGCAGATGGAGGTGAAACTGCCCCAATTAAAGCAATTGACTTTGGCCTATCTACATTCTATAAACCCG GTCAGCTATTCAGTGACATTGTTGGGAGTCCTTATTATATGGCTCCCGAGGTTTTAAGAAGAAACTATGGGAAAGAAGTTGATATTTGGAGTGCTGGTGTTATCCTCTATATCATGCTTTGTGGAGTTCCTCCCTTCTGGGCTG ACACTGAGGAAGGTATAGCGCAAGCAATAATAAGAGGAAAGATAGACTTTGGAAGGGATCCTTGGCCTAAAGTTTCTACAGAAGCAAAGGATATTGTTAAGAGAATGCTTGATCCCAATCCTCAATCCCGGATGGCCGTTCACCAGGTTCTCG AACATCCATGGATTCAAAACTTGGAAAATGGTCGAAATGTTGATCTTGGAGAAAACGTGTGTACAAGGATTAAGCAATTCTCGTTGATGAATAAGTTCAAGAAGGAAGTTCTTAGG GTGGTAGCAGACAACTTGCCGAATGAACAAATCGATTCAATTACAGAGATGTTCCATATGATGGACAATGATGAAGATGGACAATTATCGTTGGAGGAGCTTAAAGATGGACTTCAAAAGCTTGGACATTCTGTTTATCATCCTGAGGTTCAAATGTTGATGCAAGCA GCGGACATGGATGGAAATGGAACACTGAGCTGTGATGAGTTTATAATAATGGCGGTTCACCTGAAAAGGATCGGCAACGACGAGCATTTGCGTGAAGCATTTAATGTGTTCGACAAGAACCAAAGTGGTTACATCGAATTTGAAGAACTGGAACAAGCTTTGCTCCATGACAACCTTCATCCTCACCTTATCCAGAACATCATGGTCGAAATCGACAAAGATAAG GATGGCAAAATCAGTTACGCAGAGTTTAAGACAATGATGCTAACAGGGATGGACTGGAAAATGGCTTCTCGACAATATTCCAGAGCTTTGCTAAATGCTGTCAGCACCAAAATTTTAAGACAATCAGGCCAATTAAAATGA
- the LOC105766195 gene encoding PTI1-like tyrosine-protein kinase 1: MENKFNQGGLVAHIPPPPGYFVQLENPDGLFLKKRTRMRRWLCCSCQVEENYQSRENEHLKCNSDGHQKNSKVVSPIKPEERKSSSLIEVPALSLEELKEKTDNFGSNALIGEGSYGRVYYANLNDGKTVAVKKLDVSTEPEPNVEFLTQVSMVSRLKHENFIELQGYCIDGNIRLLAYEFATMGSLHDVLHGRKGVQGAQPGPVLDWMQRVRIATDAARGLEYLHEMVQPSVIHRDVRSSNVLIFEEFKAKIADFNISNQSPDMAARLHSTRVLGTFGYHAPEYAMTGQLTQKSDVYSFGVVLLELLTGRKPVDHTMPRGQQSLVTWATPRLSEDKVKECVDPNLKGEYPPKGVAKLAAVAALCVQYEAEFRPNMGIVVKALQPLLKAQTPAASPTSGT, encoded by the exons ATGGAAAACAAGTTTAATCAGGGTGGCTTGGTG GCACATATACCTCCTCCCCCTGGCTACTTTGTGCAACTAGAAAATCCCGACGGTCTGTTTTTGAAGAAAAGAACGAGGATGCGTCGGTGGCTTTGCTGTTCGTGTCAGGTCGAGGAGAATTACCAATCGCGTGAAAACGAGCATTTGAAGTGTAATTCAGATG GACATCAAAAGAACTCAAAGGTGGTTTCTCCTATCAAACCTGAAGAGCGAAAATCGTCGTCGCTTATCGAAGTGCCTGCATTATCATTGGAAGAACTGAAAGAAAAGACTGACAATTTCGGATCAAATGCTTTAATTGGGGAGGGTTCCTATGGAAGAGTTTATTATGCAAACTTGAATGATGGAAAAACTGTGGCTGTTAAAAAGCTTGATGTTTCCACTGAGCCTGAACCCAATGTAGAGTTTTTAACCCAG GTTTCCATGGTTTCAAGATTGAagcatgaaaattttatcgagtTGCAAGGTTACTGCATTGATGGAAATATCCGTCTGCTTGCATATGAGTTTGCAACAATGGGATCATTACATGACGTATTGCATG GAAGGAAGGGAGTTCAAGGGGCGCAACCAGGTCCGGTGCTTGACTGGATGCAGCGGGTAAGGATTGCCACTGATGCGGCAAGGGGGTTGGAGTACTTGCATGAGATGGTTCAACCCTCTGTTATACACAGAGATGTAAGATCAAGTAATGTGCTTATCTTTGAAGAATTCAAAGCCAAGATTGCAGATTTTAACATCTCAAATCAGTCTCCGGACATGGCTGCTCGTCTTCATTCTACTCGAGTTTTGGGGACATTTGGCTATCATGCTCCAGA GTATGCGATGACGGGACAGTTGACACAGAAGAGTGATGTTTATAGCTTTGGGGTTGTTCTTCTAGAGCTTCTAACTGGGAGGAAACCGGTTGACCACACAATGCCTCGCGGACAGCAGAGTCTTGTTACCTGG GCTACTCCAAGACTGAGTGAAGATAAAGTTAAAGAATGTGTGGATCCAAACCTGAAGGGAGAGTATCCTCCTAAAGGAGTTGCCAAG TTGGCGGCTGTAGCTGCATTGTGTGTGCAGTACGAAGCTGAGTTCCGTCCCAACATGGGCATCGTTGTTAAGGCTCTCCAACCATTATTGAAGGCTCAAACACCAGCAGCATCCCCAACATCAGGGACTTGA